From Arthrobacter sp. FW306-2-2C-D06B, a single genomic window includes:
- a CDS encoding benzoate/H(+) symporter BenE family transporter — translation MPASSLHTGQSRPASASRQLSRPLVAGIVTALVGFTSSFAVVLAGLRAVGATQEQAASGLLALTLTFGLGVLWLSWRSRLPVTLAWSTPGAALLAGTGVPDGGWPAAVGAFLIAGVLIALTGLIPALGKLMAKIPTALAQAMLAGVLLSLCLAPFKALGTAPLLVAPLILCWLVMMKLAPRWSVPAALLVALAVIGIYIVVNGVGIPTNRLLPELHWTTPAFTLSTVAGIALPLFVVTMASQNIPGVAVLKSFGYTVPWRQSMLVTGAGTALGAPFGGHAINLAALSAALAAGEEAGEDRGRRWIAAFTSGLAYLVLAAFSAALVTVVAAAPPGLLEAVAGLALLGTLASAIASALAVAEERIGASVTFLIAASGLSFAGIGAAFWALAAGILVRWVLKDREPQEPQK, via the coding sequence ATGCCAGCGTCATCCCTCCACACCGGACAGTCACGTCCAGCCTCCGCTTCGCGGCAGCTCTCCCGTCCGCTCGTGGCTGGAATTGTGACCGCGCTGGTCGGTTTCACGTCCTCCTTCGCGGTGGTGCTTGCAGGCCTCCGGGCGGTTGGGGCAACGCAGGAACAGGCGGCCAGCGGGCTCCTTGCCCTCACCCTCACCTTCGGGCTCGGCGTGCTCTGGCTTTCCTGGCGGTCGCGCTTGCCGGTCACGCTCGCATGGTCGACACCCGGTGCCGCGCTCCTCGCGGGAACCGGAGTGCCCGACGGCGGGTGGCCGGCCGCCGTCGGCGCCTTCCTCATCGCTGGTGTGCTGATCGCCCTGACAGGGCTCATTCCGGCCCTTGGAAAGCTGATGGCGAAGATTCCGACGGCCCTCGCCCAGGCGATGCTGGCCGGGGTGCTTCTGTCCCTCTGCCTCGCCCCGTTCAAAGCCTTGGGCACCGCTCCCCTCTTGGTGGCTCCCCTGATCCTCTGCTGGCTTGTCATGATGAAGCTGGCGCCCCGCTGGTCGGTGCCCGCGGCGCTGTTGGTGGCTCTCGCAGTCATTGGGATCTACATCGTGGTCAACGGCGTGGGCATCCCCACGAACCGGCTGTTGCCTGAATTGCATTGGACCACTCCTGCTTTCACGCTCAGCACGGTGGCCGGCATCGCCTTGCCCTTGTTCGTTGTCACCATGGCTTCGCAGAACATTCCGGGGGTCGCAGTGCTGAAGTCTTTCGGTTACACCGTCCCGTGGCGTCAGTCGATGCTGGTGACCGGGGCAGGGACTGCGCTGGGGGCTCCCTTTGGCGGACATGCGATCAACCTCGCCGCGTTGAGCGCTGCGCTGGCTGCAGGAGAAGAAGCGGGTGAAGACCGGGGCCGGCGCTGGATCGCGGCCTTCACGTCAGGCCTGGCCTACCTCGTGCTGGCAGCCTTCTCCGCGGCGCTGGTGACCGTCGTGGCCGCGGCACCGCCGGGGCTCCTGGAAGCCGTCGCGGGCTTGGCGCTGCTGGGAACCCTGGCCTCTGCCATCGCCTCTGCCCTGGCTGTTGCCGAAGAACGCATCGGAGCCTCCGTGACGTTCCTGATCGCAGCCTCGGGCCTCAGCTTCGCCGGGATCGGCGCCGCGTTCTGGGCACTCGCCGCCGGAATCCTCGTGCGATGGGTCCTCAAAGACAGGGAACCCCAGGAACCCCAAAAGTAG
- a CDS encoding sulfurtransferase, producing the protein MSYPVEQNEKFAAYAHPERLVSTEWLAAALEGGALGDGKLVVVESDEDVLLYETGHIPGAVKIDWHTDLNDEVTRDYVDGEAFAALAAAKGISRDTTVVIYGDKSNWWAAYALWVFTLFGHEDVRLLDGGRDKWIAEGREVTTDVPQPAPGDYPVIERNDAPIRAFKDDVLAHFGKPLIDVRSPEEYTGQRTHMPAYPEEGALRGGHIPTAASIPWARAAAEDGTYRNRTELEDLYLGEAGLTEGDDVVAYCRIGERSSHTWFALKYLLGFETVRNYDGSWTEWGNAVRVPIVKGAERGSVPALAGK; encoded by the coding sequence ATGTCCTACCCCGTTGAACAGAACGAGAAGTTCGCCGCGTACGCCCACCCCGAACGTCTGGTGTCCACCGAGTGGCTTGCCGCAGCCCTTGAAGGCGGCGCGCTCGGCGACGGCAAGCTGGTTGTTGTCGAATCCGACGAAGACGTCCTCCTGTACGAGACCGGCCACATTCCGGGCGCAGTCAAGATCGACTGGCACACGGACTTGAACGATGAAGTCACCCGCGATTACGTCGACGGTGAAGCGTTCGCAGCCCTGGCAGCCGCCAAGGGCATCTCGCGGGACACCACCGTGGTGATCTACGGCGACAAATCAAATTGGTGGGCCGCTTACGCCCTCTGGGTTTTCACGCTCTTCGGCCACGAAGACGTCCGGCTCCTGGACGGCGGCCGCGACAAGTGGATCGCCGAGGGCCGCGAAGTCACCACCGACGTCCCCCAGCCCGCCCCCGGCGACTACCCCGTGATCGAACGGAACGACGCACCGATCCGTGCCTTCAAGGATGACGTGCTGGCGCACTTCGGCAAGCCGCTGATCGACGTCCGCTCCCCCGAGGAATACACCGGCCAGCGCACCCACATGCCGGCTTACCCCGAAGAGGGCGCCCTCCGCGGGGGCCACATCCCCACCGCAGCTTCCATCCCGTGGGCACGCGCGGCTGCCGAGGACGGCACGTACCGTAACCGGACCGAACTTGAGGACCTCTATCTCGGGGAAGCGGGCCTCACGGAAGGCGACGACGTCGTGGCCTACTGCCGTATCGGCGAGCGTTCCAGCCACACTTGGTTCGCCCTGAAATACCTGCTTGGTTTCGAAACGGTCCGCAACTACGACGGTTCCTGGACGGAGTGGGGCAATGCAGTGCGCGTCCCGATCGTCAAGGGCGCCGAGCGGGGATCCGTTCCCGCACTCGCCGGGAAGTAG
- the msrB gene encoding peptide-methionine (R)-S-oxide reductase MsrB has protein sequence MSTADNRKYFQAADPLAGVPHQDVPKDGQCVEKTDAEWREELSPEEFRVLRQAGTERPYTGEYWDTHTAGVYQCRACGAELFTSNEKFDSHCGWPSFWAPLAEGTVRYIHDRTLGMERVEVRCATCDSHLGHVFEGEGYGTPTDQRYCINSVSLKLVETPAGQ, from the coding sequence ATGAGCACTGCAGACAACAGGAAATACTTCCAAGCCGCGGACCCCTTGGCCGGGGTTCCCCACCAGGACGTCCCGAAGGACGGGCAATGCGTGGAGAAGACGGACGCGGAGTGGCGCGAGGAACTTAGCCCGGAGGAGTTCAGGGTCCTTCGCCAGGCCGGAACGGAACGCCCGTACACGGGTGAGTACTGGGACACCCATACGGCAGGCGTCTACCAATGCCGGGCGTGCGGCGCTGAGCTTTTCACGAGCAACGAGAAATTCGATTCCCATTGCGGCTGGCCGTCCTTCTGGGCACCACTCGCGGAAGGCACGGTCCGTTACATCCACGACCGTACTTTAGGAATGGAACGGGTGGAGGTCCGCTGCGCCACGTGCGATTCACACTTGGGACACGTTTTCGAGGGTGAGGGCTACGGCACGCCTACTGACCAGCGCTATTGCATAAACTCCGTTTCGCTCAAGCTTGTCGAGACCCCTGCCGGGCAGTAG
- a CDS encoding alpha/beta hydrolase family protein, which produces MASMTRAAPTVENGAKMSARARWTVAGIVAGSSIAGLLGAGSSALAAYFARRVITPSAREADQEVLAVVRGDHGLQVILAATPDTTIDGVFSLFFAGGTGVARIGRIVSYSPAERTVQREVEEVYSGDLATARRGWWSGAVYDSPAALGLDSEDIRIDVEGGQAPAWLIPSGAGKPAKVWAIMVHGRGATRLEGLRAVRVAHDLGLDSLLVSYRNDGLAPSAPDGRYGLGSTEWHDVDAAIEYALAHGAHEVVLFGWSMGGAICLQTADLSHNRHVIRAMVLDAPVINWVNVLAHHAQINRIPYAVGRYGQLMLGHPLGRRLTGLAAPVDLKAMDWDARAVELRTPTLVLHSVDDEYVPYEPSASLAEKNPEMVTFEPFEGARHTKEWNVDPQKWQRLVRSWLAPHLTPRGGPGAA; this is translated from the coding sequence ATGGCATCCATGACCCGAGCTGCGCCAACCGTCGAGAACGGCGCGAAAATGTCCGCCCGCGCCAGATGGACCGTTGCGGGGATCGTTGCAGGAAGCAGCATTGCCGGCTTGCTGGGCGCAGGGTCTTCGGCGCTCGCCGCCTATTTCGCCAGGCGCGTCATTACCCCCTCGGCGCGCGAGGCCGACCAGGAGGTTTTGGCGGTGGTGCGCGGTGACCACGGGCTCCAGGTCATCCTCGCGGCTACCCCGGACACCACCATCGACGGAGTGTTCAGCCTCTTCTTCGCGGGCGGGACAGGGGTCGCGCGGATCGGAAGGATCGTGTCCTATTCGCCCGCAGAGCGGACGGTGCAGCGCGAAGTCGAGGAAGTCTACAGCGGGGATCTGGCCACAGCCCGGCGCGGATGGTGGAGCGGCGCTGTCTACGACTCCCCGGCGGCGCTTGGCCTGGATTCGGAAGACATACGGATCGACGTCGAGGGGGGCCAGGCGCCCGCGTGGCTGATTCCGTCAGGCGCAGGGAAGCCCGCGAAGGTGTGGGCGATCATGGTCCATGGCCGTGGTGCCACCCGCCTCGAAGGCTTGCGCGCAGTGCGAGTGGCGCACGATCTCGGACTCGACAGCCTCCTGGTTTCCTACCGGAACGACGGCCTGGCGCCGTCTGCCCCGGACGGGCGTTACGGCCTCGGCTCTACGGAATGGCACGACGTCGACGCGGCCATTGAGTACGCACTCGCCCACGGCGCCCACGAAGTGGTCCTGTTCGGATGGTCGATGGGCGGCGCGATCTGCCTGCAGACGGCCGATCTTTCGCACAACAGGCACGTGATCAGGGCCATGGTCCTGGACGCGCCGGTGATCAACTGGGTCAACGTCCTGGCACACCACGCGCAGATCAACAGGATCCCCTACGCCGTGGGCCGTTACGGGCAGTTGATGTTGGGGCACCCGTTGGGCAGGCGCCTCACCGGCCTGGCCGCGCCCGTTGACTTGAAGGCCATGGACTGGGATGCCCGAGCCGTCGAACTGCGGACCCCGACGCTGGTGCTCCATAGCGTGGATGATGAGTACGTTCCCTACGAACCCTCGGCCAGCCTCGCCGAAAAGAATCCGGAGATGGTCACCTTTGAGCCTTTCGAGGGCGCGCGCCACACGAAGGAGTGGAACGTGGATCCGCAGAAGTGGCAACGGCTGGTCCGCTCGTGGCTCGCTCCGCACCTCACGCCCCGCGGCGGGCCGGGGGCGGCCTGA
- a CDS encoding SDR family oxidoreductase has product MTGGPLTVVVTGGSNSSGIAVARALALAGHRVFTIGSNEARIKAAAAEARNDVTPLVCDLSRLESVRELATEIHGSTERVDGVIHLVGGWRGAKGIEDQPDADWAALEQSAVTTLRNVSRVFYKDLASSPTGRFAMVSSTAVAAPTAGAATYAAAKAAAETWTLAVADGFRRDQSGNKDEPTEQHSAAVVFVVKSLLDAAMRREHPERKFPGYTDVEDLAAAAVGLFDKPAAELNGQRLLLAK; this is encoded by the coding sequence ATGACCGGCGGACCGCTGACTGTCGTCGTCACGGGCGGCAGCAACTCTTCCGGCATCGCCGTGGCCCGCGCCCTCGCGCTGGCCGGGCACCGCGTCTTCACGATCGGCTCGAACGAGGCCCGCATCAAGGCCGCCGCGGCCGAAGCGCGCAACGACGTCACTCCCCTGGTGTGCGATCTTTCCCGGTTGGAGTCCGTGCGCGAACTCGCAACCGAGATCCACGGGAGCACGGAACGGGTCGACGGCGTCATCCACCTGGTGGGCGGGTGGCGCGGTGCCAAGGGAATCGAAGACCAGCCGGATGCAGACTGGGCAGCCCTTGAGCAAAGCGCCGTCACCACCCTGAGAAACGTTTCCAGGGTCTTCTACAAGGATCTCGCCTCCTCCCCCACGGGACGTTTCGCCATGGTGAGTTCGACGGCGGTCGCCGCACCTACCGCCGGGGCCGCGACCTACGCGGCGGCCAAGGCTGCCGCGGAGACCTGGACCCTGGCCGTGGCTGACGGGTTCCGCCGTGATCAATCAGGCAATAAGGACGAACCCACGGAACAGCACAGCGCGGCCGTCGTCTTCGTGGTCAAGTCACTCTTGGACGCGGCGATGCGGCGCGAACACCCGGAGCGGAAATTCCCCGGATACACGGACGTTGAAGACTTGGCGGCGGCCGCCGTCGGGCTCTTCGACAAGCCGGCCGCGGAACTGAACGGACAGCGCCTCCTCCTGGCCAAATAG
- a CDS encoding SufE family protein: MSTNTLPAALAEIVDDFQALTEPDRLQLLLDFSRGLPALPERLLDHPELLEQVVECQSPLFLTIEQEKKPDGVAYRLFFKAPPEAPTTRGFAGVLHEGLDGLTAAEILAVPDDMPELLGLTRAITPLRMRGMTAMLGRIKRKVAAADRLSS; this comes from the coding sequence ATGAGTACCAATACTTTGCCCGCCGCACTGGCGGAAATTGTCGATGACTTCCAGGCATTGACCGAGCCCGACCGCCTTCAGCTGTTGCTTGATTTCTCGCGCGGGCTCCCGGCCTTGCCGGAACGGCTGCTGGACCACCCCGAACTCCTGGAGCAAGTGGTGGAGTGCCAATCGCCGCTGTTCCTGACCATCGAGCAGGAAAAGAAGCCCGACGGCGTCGCTTACCGTTTGTTCTTCAAGGCACCGCCGGAGGCGCCCACCACGCGCGGCTTCGCGGGCGTTTTGCACGAAGGCCTGGACGGGTTGACCGCCGCGGAGATCCTGGCTGTCCCGGATGACATGCCGGAACTGCTTGGCCTCACCCGGGCAATCACGCCGCTGCGCATGCGTGGCATGACGGCCATGCTGGGGCGCATCAAGCGCAAGGTCGCCGCGGCGGACCGCCTGTCCTCCTGA
- a CDS encoding DUF6421 family protein has translation MTTTVTTTRPRITSDNRDWISLKAAATALQAFQSQDGSIQDSLHHEAARAYTATIMEAITSLAPAFPHDAAYLELLVTDFGRWADAGFGVPDFLDSLLAFQPQEHREDGLQHLVVFPMYTQNGSTSRLVEAVLIEVIWPEFIGALEAGDYSNKLFVPIRFLDFTPGYDTNSAVLFPETVAVRETPAFTWGAIFADREAARFRRVLKAAAATTSLELPADAAELLDDQELTQRTFVMWDLIHDRTHMRGDLPFDPFMIKQRMPFFLYSLEELRCDLTAFRESVRIEKDEDASPDARRHAKLVQYAVIFDRIFRFAITGNRVRNYDGLGGQLLFAWMHQHHVLHWTDSKLSIDWDEAADVVIELGARIEELYWRSIDRPKAAHWLAAYKLISGTVTPHPASVWAKGPEALPLDGPPRGLTDQVLDDEFPLSMFYEALEKKMRPIIESTTGITGQTAAS, from the coding sequence ATGACCACCACCGTTACCACCACCCGTCCGCGCATCACCTCGGACAACCGGGACTGGATCTCCCTGAAGGCCGCAGCCACCGCCCTCCAGGCGTTCCAGAGCCAGGATGGTTCCATCCAGGATTCCCTCCACCATGAGGCTGCCCGGGCATACACGGCCACCATCATGGAGGCCATCACGAGCCTGGCTCCTGCGTTCCCGCATGACGCTGCCTATCTCGAACTCCTGGTCACGGATTTCGGCCGCTGGGCCGACGCCGGCTTCGGAGTCCCGGACTTCCTCGACTCGCTGCTGGCCTTCCAACCGCAGGAACACCGCGAGGACGGGCTCCAGCATCTCGTGGTGTTCCCCATGTACACCCAGAACGGCAGCACGAGCCGTCTTGTGGAAGCGGTACTGATCGAGGTGATCTGGCCCGAGTTCATCGGCGCATTGGAGGCCGGCGACTACTCCAACAAGCTGTTCGTTCCCATCCGTTTCCTGGACTTCACCCCCGGGTACGACACCAATTCGGCCGTGCTCTTTCCCGAGACCGTCGCAGTGCGGGAAACGCCTGCCTTCACGTGGGGGGCCATCTTCGCCGACCGCGAGGCCGCCCGCTTCCGTCGCGTCCTCAAGGCGGCTGCCGCAACAACTTCCCTTGAGCTGCCTGCGGATGCCGCCGAGCTGTTGGATGACCAGGAACTTACGCAGCGGACCTTCGTCATGTGGGACCTGATCCATGACCGCACCCATATGCGCGGCGACCTTCCCTTCGATCCGTTCATGATCAAGCAGCGGATGCCGTTCTTCCTCTACTCGCTCGAAGAGCTCCGCTGCGACCTGACGGCTTTCCGCGAATCCGTCAGGATCGAGAAGGACGAGGACGCTTCCCCCGACGCCCGGCGCCACGCGAAGCTCGTGCAGTACGCCGTCATCTTCGACCGCATCTTCCGCTTCGCGATCACGGGCAACCGGGTCCGCAACTACGACGGCCTCGGCGGCCAGCTCCTCTTCGCCTGGATGCACCAGCACCACGTCCTGCACTGGACCGACAGCAAGCTCAGCATCGACTGGGACGAGGCCGCCGACGTCGTCATCGAGCTCGGTGCCCGGATCGAAGAACTGTACTGGCGCTCCATCGATCGCCCCAAGGCTGCCCACTGGCTCGCAGCGTATAAGCTCATTTCCGGTACGGTCACTCCGCACCCGGCTTCGGTCTGGGCGAAGGGCCCGGAGGCGCTGCCGCTCGACGGACCGCCCCGCGGCCTCACCGACCAGGTCCTCGACGACGAATTCCCCCTGTCCATGTTCTACGAAGCACTGGAGAAGAAAATGCGTCCGATCATCGAATCAACCACCGGTATCACCGGGCAGACCGCAGCCTCATGA
- a CDS encoding threonine aldolase family protein, which yields MNEQVTSTTKEFPAALETEASGRLHDPSVRGFASDNYSGVHPEILAALAAANGGHQVSYGEDQYTERLQEVLEQHFGTGIECFPVFNGTGANVLSLQSLLPRWGAVICASTAHINMDENGAPERIGGIKLLQVPTSDGKLTPELIDREAWGWGDEHRAQPLAVSITQTTELGTCYTPEEIRAIADHIHAKGMKLHMDGARLANAAAHLGVPLRTFTRDAGVDILSFGGTKNGLLFGEVVVALNPEAAHGLKFLRKMNMQLASKMRFISAQFIALLESGLWLRSAEHANAMASRLRAAVDSIEGVKPTQATESNGVFAVLPAGVADRLRSSFKFYDWNEANREVRWMCSFDTTEEDIDSFVAAIKRELGSA from the coding sequence GTGAATGAACAAGTGACGAGCACTACAAAAGAATTCCCGGCTGCCCTCGAAACGGAAGCCAGTGGGCGACTCCACGACCCCTCCGTCCGCGGTTTCGCCTCGGACAACTACTCAGGCGTCCACCCTGAAATCCTGGCGGCCCTCGCCGCAGCCAATGGCGGCCACCAGGTCTCCTATGGGGAGGACCAGTACACGGAACGGCTCCAGGAAGTCTTGGAGCAGCACTTCGGCACAGGCATCGAGTGCTTCCCGGTCTTCAACGGCACCGGGGCGAATGTCTTGTCCCTGCAGTCGCTGCTGCCGCGCTGGGGTGCGGTCATTTGCGCCTCGACCGCGCACATCAACATGGACGAGAACGGCGCGCCGGAGCGGATCGGCGGCATCAAGCTCCTCCAGGTCCCGACGTCGGACGGCAAGCTGACTCCGGAATTGATCGACCGCGAAGCCTGGGGCTGGGGCGACGAGCACCGCGCGCAACCCCTGGCCGTTTCCATCACGCAGACAACGGAACTCGGCACGTGCTACACCCCGGAGGAAATCCGGGCGATCGCCGACCACATCCACGCCAAGGGCATGAAACTGCACATGGACGGCGCCCGGCTCGCCAATGCCGCCGCCCACCTTGGCGTGCCGTTGCGGACGTTCACCCGGGACGCCGGCGTGGACATTCTGTCCTTCGGCGGCACCAAGAACGGGCTCCTGTTCGGCGAGGTAGTGGTCGCCCTGAATCCGGAGGCCGCCCACGGGCTGAAGTTCCTGCGCAAGATGAACATGCAGCTGGCCTCCAAGATGCGATTCATTTCGGCCCAGTTCATCGCGCTTCTGGAGTCCGGGCTGTGGCTCCGCTCTGCGGAACACGCAAATGCCATGGCCTCGCGGTTGCGCGCAGCAGTGGACTCGATCGAGGGTGTGAAGCCTACTCAGGCCACGGAGTCCAACGGCGTCTTCGCGGTGCTGCCCGCCGGCGTCGCCGACCGCCTCCGCTCCTCTTTCAAGTTCTACGACTGGAACGAAGCGAACCGCGAGGTGCGCTGGATGTGTTCCTTCGACACCACCGAAGAGGACATCGATTCCTTCGTTGCCGCAATCAAGCGCGAACTGGGGTCCGCATAG
- the zapE gene encoding cell division protein ZapE, producing MVQIEQLAARTPAVSADEILKGFYPSPRFGEVSFKSYRPDPNQPSQAAAVKSLEAFGATVGAGDGDGLFKRLFSKKVNSRAGIYLDGGFGVGKTHLLASLWHSAPGPKAFGTFVEYTNLVGALSFRKTVEALSSYKLVCIDEFELDDPGDTVLMSRLMRELSDAGVKLAATSNTLPGSLGDGRFAAVDFQREIQVLADQFDVVRIDGEDFRHRGLPAAPAPLKTEDLKRQMHAEFDGQTVAVDDFRGLIDHLAGVHPSRYRKLIAGIDAVVWRDVETITEQAVALRFVVLADRLYDKDVPILASGVPFDKLFTEEMMTGGYMKKYFRAVSRLTALAREGQNHEPS from the coding sequence TTGGTACAGATCGAACAGCTCGCCGCGCGCACGCCGGCGGTCTCAGCGGATGAGATTCTCAAGGGTTTCTACCCTTCGCCACGGTTCGGAGAGGTGTCCTTCAAGAGCTACCGGCCTGATCCGAACCAGCCCAGCCAAGCGGCAGCGGTCAAGTCCCTGGAAGCGTTTGGGGCGACAGTGGGGGCCGGCGACGGAGACGGGCTGTTCAAGCGCCTTTTCAGCAAGAAGGTCAACAGCAGGGCCGGGATCTACCTCGACGGCGGATTCGGCGTCGGAAAGACCCACTTGCTGGCTTCACTGTGGCACTCGGCTCCGGGACCGAAAGCCTTCGGGACGTTCGTGGAGTACACCAACCTGGTGGGCGCTCTGTCCTTCCGGAAGACCGTGGAGGCTTTGAGCAGCTACAAGCTTGTCTGCATTGACGAATTTGAGCTCGACGATCCGGGCGATACGGTGCTCATGTCCCGCCTCATGCGTGAATTGTCCGACGCCGGTGTGAAGCTTGCTGCCACGTCCAACACTCTGCCTGGTTCACTGGGCGACGGCCGCTTTGCGGCCGTCGACTTCCAGCGGGAGATCCAGGTCCTCGCGGACCAGTTCGACGTTGTCAGGATCGACGGGGAAGACTTCCGGCACCGCGGCTTGCCCGCAGCTCCGGCCCCCTTGAAGACCGAAGACCTCAAGCGGCAGATGCACGCCGAGTTCGATGGCCAGACCGTGGCCGTGGACGACTTCCGCGGCCTGATCGACCACCTGGCCGGTGTGCATCCCAGCCGCTATCGCAAGCTGATCGCAGGTATCGATGCTGTTGTCTGGCGTGACGTCGAAACCATTACCGAGCAGGCCGTCGCCCTTCGCTTCGTGGTGCTGGCCGACCGCCTGTACGACAAGGACGTCCCGATCCTTGCCAGCGGGGTGCCCTTCGACAAGCTCTTCACGGAGGAAATGATGACCGGCGGGTACATGAAGAAGTATTTCCGCGCAGTGTCCCGTCTGACCGCCCTGGCGCGTGAAGGCCAGAACCACGAGCCTTCGTAG
- a CDS encoding DUF3000 domain-containing protein → MNALAQVPADFLHALGTLRKAKCRSELRLAEIPAPSRLAPYAVALGAEVFSRSTRPGRTPVHGPAAMAFSSENNPGSPADDEDDELATGRFILLHDPDGSAVWDGEFRIVTYIRAQLEADMGNDAMLGSVAWTWLVDALENHSAQYRAAGGTATRILSESFGTLAERPETIDIELRASWTPASSDVQAHLEAWCDMVCTFAGLPPLPPGVTPLPHRRLT, encoded by the coding sequence GTGAACGCACTCGCACAGGTTCCCGCGGATTTCTTGCATGCGTTGGGAACGCTACGAAAAGCAAAGTGCCGGAGCGAGCTGCGGCTCGCGGAAATCCCGGCGCCCTCCCGTTTGGCGCCGTACGCGGTGGCTCTAGGGGCAGAGGTCTTCAGCCGATCGACGCGTCCCGGCCGGACCCCGGTCCATGGCCCTGCAGCCATGGCATTTTCCAGCGAGAACAACCCGGGATCCCCGGCCGATGACGAAGACGATGAGCTTGCAACCGGCAGGTTCATCTTGCTCCACGATCCCGACGGCTCGGCTGTTTGGGACGGGGAATTCCGGATCGTCACCTATATCCGTGCCCAGCTGGAAGCCGACATGGGCAACGACGCCATGCTCGGTTCCGTTGCGTGGACATGGCTCGTGGACGCGCTTGAGAACCATTCAGCCCAGTACCGCGCAGCGGGCGGAACGGCCACGCGCATCCTGTCCGAGAGCTTCGGGACCCTGGCCGAAAGGCCGGAAACCATCGACATCGAACTCCGTGCCTCATGGACACCTGCGTCTTCGGATGTCCAGGCCCACCTGGAGGCATGGTGCGACATGGTCTGCACGTTCGCGGGACTACCTCCCCTGCCACCCGGCGTCA
- the ybaK gene encoding Cys-tRNA(Pro) deacylase, producing MAKKQASQGTPATAVLAAAGVSFTLHPYTHDPSAASYGLEAAEVLGIDPGRVFKTLMVDVEGKLAVGIVPVSGTLDLKAIAAALGSKKAAMADPKTAERRTGYVLGGISPLGQRQQSPTVLDESALAFGSVLVSGGRRGLDIELDPADLIRLTGARTARIGSP from the coding sequence ATGGCCAAGAAACAGGCTTCACAAGGAACGCCGGCCACAGCCGTATTGGCTGCGGCCGGCGTTTCTTTCACCCTGCACCCCTATACGCATGACCCTTCGGCAGCCAGCTACGGGCTTGAAGCGGCCGAGGTCCTGGGCATCGATCCCGGCCGGGTCTTCAAGACCTTGATGGTGGACGTTGAAGGCAAGCTCGCGGTGGGGATCGTTCCGGTGAGTGGCACCCTTGACCTCAAGGCAATCGCCGCGGCTCTCGGATCGAAGAAGGCCGCCATGGCCGATCCCAAAACGGCCGAGCGACGGACGGGCTATGTCCTGGGCGGGATTTCCCCGCTGGGCCAACGCCAGCAGTCGCCAACTGTGCTCGACGAATCGGCCTTGGCCTTCGGCTCGGTCCTCGTTTCCGGTGGACGACGCGGCCTGGACATTGAGCTGGACCCCGCAGACCTTATCCGGCTGACGGGCGCACGAACTGCCCGGATCGGCAGCCCCTAG